The Phaeacidiphilus oryzae TH49 region CGAGGCCGTCCAGCAGCGGGCCGTCGTCGATCCGGGTGAGCGCGGCCGGGTCGGTCGGGGACTGGCCGTGCTTGGCGGAGAGGATCACCGTGGTCGTCCTCGCCAGGCCGGCCTTCTGGATCTCCGAGAGCATCCGGCCGACCTGGGTGTCGATGTACTCCAGGTTCTTGGCCAGCAGCGGTCCGGGGACGCCGGGCGCGGTGTAACCGCCCTTGAGGCCGTCCGAGACCGGCAGCTTCTCGGCGGTGGAGACCGACTGGAAGTTCATCCCGAAGACGGCGGGGGTGCCGGTGTTCTTCGTGCCGGAGTGGTCGTGGCCGGCTATCTCGTTGAGGACCGCCTGCACCTTGTAGCCGTCGTAGGTCTCGGTGGCGGCGTTGTCCTGGGTCCAGTCGGTGCCCGAGGGGTAGCCGGCGGCCTGCGAGTTGATCTCCGGCGAGAACATGTCGTCGATGCCGGAGCCGGAGGGGCCGTCGAGGATCTGGTACGCGATGTGCTTGTCCGACCAGGCGGTGTGGAGGCCGGCCTTCCGCACCACGTTGAAGACCGTGTTCACCCGCAGGTAGCCGCCGGGCAGCAGCGGCTTGCAGGTCCTGGGGTCGACCGGGAGCTTGCTCGGGTCGATGTTGCTCACCGGGTCGCCGGACATCCGGTAGATGCTGCCGGGCAGCCCTGCCAGGCCCTGGCCGGCGTCCAGCGCGTTCTTGTTCTTGTCCAGGTCCTCGGTGAGGTCGACCTCGGCGCCCGGCTTGGCCTTGGCGCAGTCGGTGGTCCCGGCCGGGAGCAGCGCGCTGCTGTAGGTGTCGTCGTAGTAGACGCCGGTGGTGCCGGGGGTGCCACCGGTGAGCTGGGCCACGGTGCCGGGGAAGGAGTCCGACGGGATGGTGGTGCGGGCCCGGGTGTACTCGGTGCCGCCGTGTGCCAGGCGGGCCAGCGCCGAGGCCGGGTGCCGGGCGATGTACCAGGCCAGGTCGGACTGGTGGAGGCCGTCCACGGAGAGGAGGAGGACGTGCTTGCTGGGAGCCGGGGCGGCGGCCGCCGAGCCGGCCGTCTGCGAGGCCGAGGCGGAGGAGGACTGCAGCGCGGCCGCTCCGGCGATCGCGCCTGCGGCGGCGATCGCTGCGGTCAGCCTGACGGTGCGTCTGGTGGTCACGGTGGCTCCTGAGAAGTCGGGGGGTGGCGGAGGCGCCGTGACATGAGTAGTGCGCGGTGATGTACGACCGGCGGACGGTCGGTTAACAGCCACGGGCGCGAGGGGATGCGGGGGTTGTGAAGGTGGTAAGACCGCCCGCGCCCGGGCCTGCGCCGGGCCCCTAGCCGGCCGCGTCGATCGCCCGCAGGATCCTCTGCTCCGACACCGGGTAGGGGGTGCCCAGCGGCTGCGCCCACAGGCTGACCCGCAACTCCTCGATCATCCAGCGGAGCTGGACCACCGACTCGTCCTCCCGGCGGTCCGGCGGCAGCGCCGCCAGCAGCTCCGCGTAGGCGTCCCGGGTCCGCTGCACGGTCGCCAGCCGGTCCCGGTCCCGCGCCGGGTTCTCGGCCAGCTTCACCAGCCGGCGCTCCATCGCCTTGAGGTAGCGGAGGACGTCCGGCAACCGCCGGGCGCCCGCCTCCGTGACGAAGCCGGGGTGGATCAGGTCCCCGTACTGCTCGTTGAGGTCGGTCAGGGCCGGCAGCAGGACCAGCGACTTCTTGATCGCCTTCAGCCGCTGCTGCACCCGGTGGGCCACCACCAGGATGTTCGCGGTCCGCACCACGACCTGCGCGGTGGCGTCGTACAGCTCGGCGCGGACCTGGTCGCGCAGCTTCCCGAAGGACTCCTCGTCCCAGGCCGGGCCGCCGCCGTCGGCGACCAGCTGGTCCACGGCGGCG contains the following coding sequences:
- a CDS encoding alkaline phosphatase family protein; the encoded protein is MTTRRTVRLTAAIAAAGAIAGAAALQSSSASASQTAGSAAAAPAPSKHVLLLSVDGLHQSDLAWYIARHPASALARLAHGGTEYTRARTTIPSDSFPGTVAQLTGGTPGTTGVYYDDTYSSALLPAGTTDCAKAKPGAEVDLTEDLDKNKNALDAGQGLAGLPGSIYRMSGDPVSNIDPSKLPVDPRTCKPLLPGGYLRVNTVFNVVRKAGLHTAWSDKHIAYQILDGPSGSGIDDMFSPEINSQAAGYPSGTDWTQDNAATETYDGYKVQAVLNEIAGHDHSGTKNTGTPAVFGMNFQSVSTAEKLPVSDGLKGGYTAPGVPGPLLAKNLEYIDTQVGRMLSEIQKAGLARTTTVILSAKHGQSPTDPAALTRIDDGPLLDGLDAAWKKAHPSAAQPLVAHSADDDGMLLWLNDRSQAAADFARSYLLAQSGQGNDVNGKPKAFTRGGLQTVYAGAAAAKYFGTSVNDDRVPQVFGIGQYGVVYTGGTSKIAEHGGAHADDLAVPLVVSGAGAAAGRQVDATVHTTSIAPTILKLLGLDPRSLDAVRKEGTPALPGLGR